A single window of Liolophura sinensis isolate JHLJ2023 chromosome 6, CUHK_Ljap_v2, whole genome shotgun sequence DNA harbors:
- the LOC135466416 gene encoding uncharacterized protein LOC135466416, with amino-acid sequence MIKLITVAVLTAIVSAQPEAGMRPYGKDEVTPVSLPQKTPARCTTITCFKPLMSNGGNVSLGGPETWSATELKNKCQMFSTARSCISESVVTCPESIQTQSNIFIQMIDYICKDVFDEMVELSSCTGSPKAKSDVQQCIDGIAQAQAAMLHSDTGVSRVQAQCRILSEYEACVIDVEGEDCGERAQELYMRIFNKVNQIVSEEINCTSENQEPETDNLYPKEAEVCVAAASSCLRHLETYRTSMADFDVNELPKICRAFSVAEHCMDTNAAECEATQEWEILGQSFAAICNPNTLMILQRPNACLNSTLLTSKLDNCESSELQSESDLEDERTCQILEEYLSCYAKSVEQTCPPEIAEAVESVLEGVSGIIELERSVDCQPEINDPESEDEPEVSEELAEECAPAIAKCLQPLEPHRKGFTSFQLETIPQVCSDFGRVEACMEETMQACESTQEWKIIENAFSQICMPDVTEGVTDCPVRSDVVTKLRSCEKDELKAEVKIDNDRTCQVLQEYVNCYSITIDRECEEKDGQLVSQVMSGVAQVIQLDKEVICEDVSEEDGDSDEQGDESQGTTVINDDEDEEERRMEETWGPLAPCVGFMAEVQLNPLPIHHFSTLAEFCEQARESSECAQGELHLASDYVRENWKQLMTAVKFVCFEKRQAFNEVYPCLVERVDSNTCYDEVPMAETEDYDDANPLCRMVNDFENCIASLAEETCGMTAGGLMRALSAKMNDLLAKDYHISCPFQSENNDLLQKTTKRHKIIIGVSVGGSLALLIVTALVVVSCWLRSRRSHSLDKKELVKNDILQQNIQIGLQKSDKKDSDVAILSVSKLDI; translated from the exons ATGATAAAACTCATCACCGTGGCTGTCCTTACAG CCATTGTTTCTGCACAGCCAGAAGCAGGCATGCGACCGTACGGTAAAGATGAAGTAACTCCAGTTTCACTACCTCAGAAGACCCCCGCTAGGTGTACTACTATAACGTGCTTCAAGCCACTGATGTCCAACGGTGGGAATGTCAGCCTTGGTGGACCGGAAACGTGGTCAGCTACAGAACTCAAGAACAAATGCCA AATGTTTTCGACCGCCAGGAGTTGCATCAGTGAAAGCGTCGTCACATGCCCTGAAAGCATACAGACACAGTCTAACATTTTTATCCAAATGATTGATTATATCTGTAAGGACGTATTCGATG AAATGGTGGAGTTGTCCAGCTGCACTGGTTCTCCAAAAGCCAAGAGTGATGTCCAGCAATGTATAGACGGTATAGCACAGGCCCAGGCCGCTATGCTGCACTCAGACACTGGAGTCAGTCGAGTTCAAGCCCAGTGCAG GATCCTTAGCGAGTATGAGGCGTGTGTCATCGATGTTGAAGGTGAAGATTGTGGGGAGAGGGCCCAAGAACTCTACATGCGCATCTTTAATAAAGTTAATCAAATAGTTTCTGAGGAAATAAACTGTACTTCCG aaaaccAAGAACCGGAAACAGACAATTTATATCCTAAGGAAGCTGAGGTGTGCGTGGCTGCAGCTTCTTCCTGTCTGAGACACTTGGAAACTTACAGGACATCCATGGCGGACTTCGATGTGAACGAACTGCCAAAAATCTGCCG TGCTTTCTCTGTGGCCGAACATTGCATGGACACAAATGCCGCCGAGTGTGAGGCTACTCAAGAGTGGGAGATACTGGGACAATCCTTTGCTGCCATATGTAATCCAAACACACTTATGA TTTTGCAGCGCCCCAATGCTTGTCTGAACAGCACATTACTGACCAGCAAACTGGACAACTGTGAAAGCAGTGAGCTGCAAAGTGAGTCGGACCTGGAAGATGAACGAACATGCCA aattttgGAGGAGTACTTGAGCTGCTATGCCAAGTCAGTAGAACAAACGTGTCCCCCGGAAATTGCCGAAGCTGTGGAAAGTGTCTTGGAAGGCGTCAGTGGAATTATTGAACTGGAAAGGAGTGTTGACTGTCAGCCGGAAATCAATGATCCCG AGTCTGAAGATGAACCCGAGGTCTCGGAAGAGTTGGCAGAAGAATGTGCTCCAGCGATTGCAAAGTGTCTACAGCCTTTGGAGCCACACCGGAAGGGCTTCACCAGCTTCCAGCTGGAGACGATCCCACAAGTCTGTTC AGACTTCGGCCGGGTAGAGGCCTGTATGGAGGAGACAATGCAAGCCTGTGAGAGCACCCAAGAATGGAAAATCATTGAAAATGCTTTCTCTCAGATTTGCATGCCAGATGTCACAGAAG GGGTGACTGACTGCCCGGTGCGCTCCGATGTCGTCACGAAGCTGAGGAGTTGCGAGAAAGACGAACTGAAGGCTGAAGTCAAGATCGACAATGACAGAACTTGCCA GGTATTACAGGAATATGTCAACTGCTACAGTATAACGATAGATCGTGAGTGTGAAGAGAAGGATGGGCAGCTGGTCAGTCAGGTGATGTCTGGCGTGGCACAAGTCATCCAGCTAGACAAAGAGGTCATCTGTGAAGATGTCAGCGAGGAAGACGGGGACAGCGACGAACAGGGAGACGAGAGCCAAG GGACCACCGTCATTAATGATGATGAGGATGAGGAGGAGAGACgcatggaggaaacctgggGTCCTCTTGCTCCCTGTGTGGGCTTCATGGCTGAGGTACAACTTAACCCACTTCCCATTCACCACTTTTCCACCCTGGCTGAGTTTTGCGA ACAAGCACGTGAGTCGAGCGAATGCGCGCAAGGCGAGCTGCATTTGGCGTCCGATTATGTCCGCGAAAACTGGAAACAACTGATGACAGCCGTAAAGTTTGTTTGCTTTGAAAAACGACAAG CATTTAACGAGGTGTATCCCTGCTTGGTGGAACGTGTGGATTCAAATACATGTTACGATGAAGTGCCTATGGCAGAGACCGAAGACTATGATGATGCTAATCCCCTTTGCAG AATGGTCAATGACTTTGAAAACTGCATCGCGTCTTTGGCAGAAGAAACTTGCGGAATGACTGCTGGTGGTCTTATGCGGGCACTAAGCGCCAAGATGAACGATCTCCTTGCCAAGGACTACCACATAAGCTGCCCATTCCAATCCG AAAACAACGACCTTTTACAGAAAACTACGAAACGTCACAAGATCATAATTGGTGTGAGTGTAGGAGGCTCCCTTGCCCTGCTTATCGTGACCGCTCTGGTGGTGGTCAGTTGCTGGCTGCGTTCACGACGCTCTCACTCGCTGGACAAGAAAGAATTGGTGAAGAACGATATCCTCCAGCAAAACATCCAGATCGGCTTGCAGAAATCCGATAAGAAGGACTCAGATGTAGCTATTCTGTCTGTCTCCAAGCTAGACATTTAA